A part of Aegilops tauschii subsp. strangulata cultivar AL8/78 chromosome 2, Aet v6.0, whole genome shotgun sequence genomic DNA contains:
- the LOC109743019 gene encoding transcription factor MYB3R-2-like, whose translation MRGTDIGFGHVTLALYCVAKGWLGLHTMQYGATNWSHCKVTIARSLPGRIGKQCQERWHNHLNPDIQRDAWTTEEHALNNAHRIYGNKWVEIAKFLPRRSSYGTVHQTHMVLITSQVILIFFCYPSACNS comes from the exons ATGAGAG GTACAGACATTGGATTTGGACATGTCACATTGGCTCTTTATTGTGTTGCTAAGGGATGGTTGGGTTTGCATACAATGCAG TATGGAGCAACAAATTGGTCTCATTGCAAGGTCACTATTGCAAGGTCACTACCTGGACGTATAGGCAAGCAATGTCAAGAGAG GTGGCATAATCATCTGAATCCAGACATACAGAGAGATGCTTGGACTACTGAGGAACATGCACTAAATAATGCCCATCGGATATATGGGAATAAATGGGTAGAAATAGCAAAATTTCTTCCTAGAAG GTCATCTTATGGTACCGTGCATCAGACTCATATGGTGCTTATTACATCACAGGTCATCTTAATCTTCTTTT GCTATCCATCGGCTTGTAACTCATGA